Proteins encoded together in one Deinococcus sp. Marseille-Q6407 window:
- the surE gene encoding 5'/3'-nucleotidase SurE, with product MTAEQPQPLHPSASPDTAGAPAPQPERPPRFQPADPGKPTILVANDDGIFSPGIKALALALAEQANVFVVAPDVEQSAVGHGITIRRPLRFKHTAAAGFGERIPAYRVDGTPADCVVLGVHLLARPDLVVSGINLGPNLGDDLTHSGTVAVAIEGLALGVPSIAFSQQAGPDGEYDFSAGAAYAARLAAEVAARGLPPRTLLNVNFPGGPPQGVQVTEVGMHRWEDRIDSRRDPEGREYHWVAGTSTAPAHEDERTDYGAVQRGLISVSPVRLDLTARDLLPQVAAYLPEL from the coding sequence ATGACTGCCGAACAGCCCCAACCGCTGCACCCGTCTGCTTCCCCTGACACAGCGGGTGCCCCGGCGCCCCAGCCCGAGCGCCCGCCCCGTTTTCAGCCGGCCGACCCGGGCAAGCCCACCATTCTGGTCGCTAACGACGACGGGATTTTCTCGCCGGGCATCAAGGCGCTGGCGCTGGCCCTGGCGGAACAGGCCAACGTGTTCGTGGTGGCGCCGGACGTGGAGCAGTCGGCGGTGGGCCACGGCATCACCATCCGGCGGCCGCTGCGCTTCAAGCACACGGCGGCGGCCGGCTTCGGAGAGCGGATTCCGGCTTACCGGGTGGACGGTACCCCGGCCGACTGCGTGGTGCTGGGCGTTCACCTGCTGGCCCGGCCGGATCTGGTGGTCAGCGGCATCAACCTCGGCCCCAACCTGGGCGACGACCTGACCCATTCCGGCACGGTGGCGGTCGCCATCGAGGGGCTGGCGCTGGGGGTGCCGTCCATCGCCTTCAGCCAGCAGGCCGGCCCCGATGGCGAGTACGATTTCAGTGCCGGAGCCGCTTACGCCGCCCGCCTGGCTGCCGAGGTGGCGGCGCGTGGCCTGCCGCCGCGCACCCTGCTGAACGTGAATTTCCCTGGCGGCCCCCCGCAGGGCGTGCAGGTGACCGAGGTGGGCATGCACCGCTGGGAAGACCGCATCGATTCGCGCCGCGACCCCGAAGGCCGCGAGTACCATTGGGTGGCCGGCACCAGCACCGCTCCCGCCCACGAGGACGAACGCACCGACTACGGCGCGGTGCAGCGCGGCCTGATCAGCGTGTCGCCGGTGCGGCTGGACCTGACGGCCCGTGACCTGTTGCCGCAGGTGGCCGCCTACCTGCCTGAGCTGTAA